Proteins from a single region of Ensifer adhaerens:
- a CDS encoding SDR family oxidoreductase, with translation MKKALKAALVTGGAKRIGKAIVEDLSAHGFSVAIHADASFDEAEALAEALSKSGTKAVALRADLTDTAETSALIARAAEALGPLDLLVNNASVFKKDSLDAFDESIWDQHFALHVKAPSLLARDFAELLPADANGLIVNVIDQRVWAPNPRFYSYMLSKSALWTATRTMAQALAPRIRVNGIGPGPTLPNERQDPKDFEAQVEALILRRGPMLDEFGRTIRFLFDTPSITGQMIALDGGQHLAWETPDIREIVE, from the coding sequence TTGAAGAAAGCACTGAAGGCCGCCCTCGTGACCGGGGGCGCCAAGCGGATCGGCAAGGCTATAGTTGAGGACCTCTCGGCCCACGGCTTTTCGGTCGCCATTCATGCCGACGCCTCATTTGACGAAGCAGAAGCTCTGGCCGAAGCACTCTCGAAAAGCGGAACGAAGGCCGTCGCGCTTCGCGCTGACCTCACCGACACGGCGGAGACGTCGGCGCTCATCGCACGCGCCGCAGAGGCGCTTGGCCCGCTGGACCTGCTCGTCAACAATGCCTCGGTCTTCAAGAAGGACAGCCTCGACGCTTTCGACGAATCAATCTGGGATCAGCACTTCGCCCTGCATGTGAAGGCCCCTTCCCTGTTGGCGCGCGATTTCGCTGAACTGCTTCCGGCAGACGCCAATGGGCTCATTGTCAATGTGATCGACCAGCGCGTCTGGGCTCCCAATCCGCGCTTTTATTCCTATATGTTGTCGAAGTCGGCGCTTTGGACGGCTACCCGGACGATGGCGCAGGCGCTCGCCCCGCGCATCCGCGTCAACGGTATCGGCCCCGGGCCGACTTTGCCAAACGAGCGGCAGGACCCAAAGGATTTTGAGGCGCAGGTCGAAGCCCTGATTCTCAGACGCGGGCCGATGCTCGACGAATTCGGACGGACGATCCGCTTCCTGTTCGACACGCCGTCGATTACCGGACAGATGATCGCGCTCGACGGGGGCCAGCACCTCGCCTGGGAAACGCCCGACATCAGGGAGATAGTGGAATGA
- a CDS encoding outer membrane protein has protein sequence MRTLTTTLMASAMTLIAFQAAQAADAIDEVPAAPQAEYTEPAAKNWSGAYVGGTADWHHGQHDATGDNTAAGFGGGLYGGYNMQNGQLVYGGEADVGYSGQDSSKGNLRMKQGVNGSLRARVGVDLNPVLLYGTAGLAVGQAKGTVGGASDKNTMVGWTAGVGAETFVTDNITARVEYRYTDYGSKDFRMGGTNVSSGYDEHSVRVGMGVKF, from the coding sequence ATGCGTACGCTCACCACCACCCTCATGGCTTCGGCTATGACCCTCATCGCCTTCCAGGCCGCCCAGGCTGCTGATGCGATCGACGAAGTTCCGGCTGCTCCGCAGGCCGAATACACCGAGCCGGCAGCCAAGAATTGGTCGGGCGCCTATGTCGGTGGTACCGCCGATTGGCACCATGGTCAGCATGACGCGACCGGCGACAACACGGCAGCCGGCTTCGGCGGCGGCCTTTATGGCGGCTACAACATGCAGAACGGCCAGCTCGTATACGGCGGTGAAGCTGATGTCGGCTACTCCGGCCAGGATTCGAGCAAGGGCAACCTGCGCATGAAGCAGGGCGTCAACGGCTCGCTGCGCGCTCGCGTCGGTGTCGATCTGAACCCGGTTCTGCTTTACGGCACCGCCGGTCTCGCTGTCGGCCAGGCCAAGGGCACCGTTGGCGGCGCTTCCGACAAGAACACCATGGTCGGCTGGACCGCAGGTGTCGGCGCGGAAACCTTCGTCACCGACAACATCACTGCACGCGTCGAATACCGTTACACGGACTACGGCTCGAAGGACTTCCGCATGGGCGGCACCAACGTTTCGTCGGGCTACGACGAGCACAGCGTTCGCGTCGGTATGGGCGTGAAGTTCTGA
- a CDS encoding glutathione S-transferase — protein sequence MKILYSPASPYSNKVRMAAHYAGFSAESVLTDTGANPPELIENNPLGKIPTLILSDGRSVYDSRAITHFIDRETKGKLYPKNAGKRTDVEILEALCDGVCDSLLAIVYEKRSHPPEKVHQPWIDRQWEKVERSLDHLNANLPKTGAKLHAGHFALAAMLRYIELRFAGEWQKGRAKLKNWPAKFEKHFPDYSKFKA from the coding sequence ATGAAGATACTGTACTCCCCTGCCTCACCCTATTCGAACAAGGTTCGGATGGCGGCGCATTACGCCGGGTTCTCGGCCGAAAGCGTCCTGACCGACACCGGAGCCAATCCGCCCGAACTGATCGAAAACAATCCGCTGGGCAAAATACCGACACTCATTCTTAGCGATGGACGTTCGGTCTATGACAGCCGCGCGATCACGCACTTCATCGATCGGGAAACCAAGGGCAAGCTTTACCCGAAGAATGCTGGCAAGCGGACCGATGTCGAGATCCTCGAAGCCTTGTGCGACGGCGTCTGCGACAGCCTGCTCGCAATCGTTTACGAGAAGCGCTCACATCCGCCTGAAAAGGTGCATCAGCCCTGGATCGACCGGCAATGGGAAAAGGTTGAACGCAGCCTCGACCACCTGAACGCCAACCTGCCAAAGACCGGGGCCAAGCTCCATGCCGGCCATTTCGCGCTTGCAGCGATGCTGCGCTACATCGAGTTGCGATTTGCCGGAGAATGGCAGAAGGGGCGCGCCAAGCTGAAGAACTGGCCGGCGAAATTCGAGAAGCACTTCCCGGACTACTCCAAGTTCAAGGCTTGA
- a CDS encoding ribonuclease T2 family protein — MRRLLPALFVAAGLIGCSDQNTEKAPTATKGDSAKTAAAVPIGSGFDFYVLSLSWSPTWCDDNDPNGKSSQCEAGSNRGLIVHGLWPQNEKGYPDFCPTRQSDRVPSSLGKQYLDLIPSMGLIGHQWRKHGSCSGLSQEDYFAVTRAAWNRLALPPELSPARQQTNVSVNTIESALVGKNPGMTEDAVAVTCEGNRLEEIRICFDKSLNFRSCPAVDRQACRKDSVSLPPAP; from the coding sequence ATGCGCCGGCTTTTGCCGGCGCTTTTCGTTGCTGCAGGCTTGATCGGCTGCAGCGACCAGAACACCGAGAAAGCGCCGACGGCAACCAAAGGCGATAGCGCGAAGACAGCCGCCGCAGTACCGATCGGCAGCGGCTTCGATTTTTACGTGCTGTCACTGTCCTGGTCGCCGACCTGGTGTGACGACAATGATCCCAACGGAAAATCCAGCCAATGCGAGGCGGGATCCAATCGCGGCCTGATCGTTCACGGCCTCTGGCCCCAGAACGAAAAAGGATATCCGGACTTCTGCCCGACGCGGCAATCTGATCGTGTTCCGTCGTCGCTCGGAAAGCAGTATCTCGATCTCATCCCGTCCATGGGCCTGATCGGCCATCAATGGCGCAAGCACGGCAGCTGTTCCGGCCTCAGCCAGGAGGACTATTTCGCCGTCACCCGCGCCGCGTGGAACCGACTTGCGCTGCCGCCGGAACTCTCGCCTGCCCGGCAGCAAACGAATGTGTCCGTCAACACAATCGAAAGCGCGCTCGTTGGCAAGAACCCCGGCATGACAGAGGACGCGGTCGCGGTTACGTGCGAAGGCAACAGGCTCGAAGAAATCCGGATCTGCTTCGACAAGTCGCTGAATTTCCGTTCCTGCCCGGCGGTCGATCGCCAGGCATGCAGGAAAGACAGCGTCTCACTGCCTCCGGCTCCATAG
- a CDS encoding 23S rRNA (adenine(2030)-N(6))-methyltransferase RlmJ, whose translation MNYRHIYHAGNFADVLKHAVLARLVTYLQQKEKPFRVLDTHAGIGLYDLSSEEAQKTGEWREGIGRLLEGDLPAEIAAILAPYLASVRTLNPGAELTLYPGSPKLARMLFRLQDRLSAMELHPDDYETLHRLFDGDFQSRITELDGWLALGAHLPPKEKRGLILVDPPFEKEGEYERLADGLARAYRRFSGGIYCLWYPLKQGAPIKAFHEALKALEIPKMLCAELSVRSDRETTGLSGSGLIIVNPPFTLKGELDLLLPFLKARLAQDRFASTRCFWLRGEEQATRGA comes from the coding sequence ATGAACTATCGGCACATCTACCACGCGGGCAATTTTGCCGACGTCCTGAAGCACGCGGTGCTGGCACGCCTCGTCACCTATCTCCAACAGAAGGAGAAGCCCTTTCGCGTGCTCGATACCCATGCCGGCATCGGGTTATACGATCTCTCCAGCGAAGAAGCGCAGAAGACCGGAGAATGGCGCGAGGGCATCGGCCGGCTTCTTGAGGGCGATCTGCCCGCCGAAATCGCGGCCATCCTCGCCCCCTATCTGGCGTCTGTCCGCACACTTAATCCTGGCGCCGAACTGACGCTCTATCCCGGCTCGCCGAAGCTCGCCCGCATGCTCTTCCGTCTGCAGGACCGGCTGTCTGCGATGGAACTGCATCCGGACGACTACGAAACGCTACACCGGCTCTTCGACGGCGACTTCCAGAGTCGGATCACAGAGCTCGACGGCTGGCTCGCACTCGGCGCCCACCTGCCGCCGAAAGAGAAGCGCGGGCTGATCCTCGTCGATCCACCCTTCGAAAAGGAAGGCGAGTACGAGCGCCTCGCCGATGGCCTGGCGCGCGCCTATCGGCGCTTTTCCGGCGGCATCTATTGCCTCTGGTATCCCTTGAAGCAGGGGGCACCGATCAAGGCTTTCCATGAAGCACTGAAAGCGCTCGAGATTCCGAAGATGCTCTGCGCCGAACTGTCGGTCCGCAGTGACCGCGAAACCACGGGTCTTTCGGGCTCCGGTCTCATCATCGTCAACCCGCCCTTCACGCTGAAGGGCGAACTCGATCTGCTGCTTCCGTTCCTGAAAGCACGCCTGGCGCAGGATCGCTTCGCCTCGACCCGCTGCTTCTGGCTGCGCGGCGAAGAACAGGCAACCCGAGGGGCTTGA